In Garra rufa chromosome 15, GarRuf1.0, whole genome shotgun sequence, a single genomic region encodes these proteins:
- the LOC141287754 gene encoding NACHT, LRR and PYD domains-containing protein 3-like: MAAIPESVVKMVAAASDPHPSMVYQRLISSLEDPPLLSVRTVGLLRPASANSMSAKPASAKATSVKPASANTTPAKPATANATTARPATANVTSAKPEPAHVMSIRPQLASVMSASLESAPAVVSAKSSHVTAAVPAESNQAALLESAMEQKKRRRTASPEPSSVSMKSTDSKYQPPEFSDESLTLRKRITAASLEPSCVSMKSNDSKYQPPEFSDESLPFDPRQQITTTTPEPSCVSIKSTDSKYQPPEFGERPVAFDPNVERPSLADSVSHYMISSVDALKERHKTNMKIKYEWLFEGNQLQENKTLLNSIYTQLYVIEGEREGVNEEHEILRMEKSYKTLLETPINCNDIFKPLPGCEKEREDVIKTVLTNGIAGIGKTVSVQKVMLDWAEGEANQDVDFMFVLSFREMNLIKDHQYSLHRLLQDFHPELQDLDSKILEQCKVVFIFDGLDESRITLTFSENESISNVNESSPVRVLMSKLISGELLPNALIWITSRPAAANQIPSKYINRVTEIQGFNEKQKEEYFRKRISDEHQASRIISHVRKLRSLHIMCHIPVFCWISATVLQNLLKQNDSAEIPKTLTEMYIHFLLTQMNMRNQKYEETCDRDPEELLQSSRKVIVKLAEVAFKQLMKGNVMFYEEDLRESGIDSIDITLYSGICTEIFKEESVLHQRKIYCFIHLSFQEFLAAFYVFYSFIHDTSDTLKVFDLLPNFHKGVIDTALQSENGHLDLFLRFLLGISLESNQRLLHGLLKHTEKSAESMRTIAAYIKDKITHEQGLSADRSINLLLCQLEMNDQTLVREIVEFLKSDKDSNNKLSSSHCSAIAYMLQISDEPLEELDLKKYNTSDEGRRRLVPAVMNCRKADLACCNLTEKCCEIVASALQSSDSPLIELDLSNNDLQDTGVKLICTGLKSPNCQLQILRLSGCMVKEEGCCCLASALSSNPSHLRELDLSYNHPGEAGVHMFSALVENPDCKLEKLNSDHCGDFRIKSGLHKYACDLTLDPNTANSHLALSEENRKATHVEDEQPYLDHPDRFEHQEQVLCRETLSERCYWEVKWIGGAYVAVTYKGHKGKKRGNDCRFGWNSKSWSLFCTPDGYSAWHDNKKTDANFLSKPSSRVGVYLDSSAGTVSFYDVSDTHALAHVYTFKTTFTEPLYAGFAVYGSVFLSG; this comes from the exons atggccgccatacctgagtctgtcgTCAAAATGGTGGCTGCAGCATCAGACCCTCACCCTTCCATGGTCTATCAAAGACTAATATCCagtttggaggacccaccactgctgtcagtacGAACAGTTGGTCTCTTACGGCCAGCATCTGCTAACTCcatgtcagccaagccagcatccgCCAAAGCCACGTCAgtcaagccagcatctgctaacaccACGCCAGCCAAGCCAGCGACGGCTAATGCTACGACAGCCAGACCAGCTACTGCcaatgtcacgtctgccaagccagagcCCGCTCACGTCATGTCAATAAGACCACAGCTAGCTAGCGTCATGTCTGCTTCTCTTGAATCTGCCCCAGCTGTTGTTTCTGCTAAGTCAagccacgtcacagctgctgttcctgctgagTCAAACCAAGCAGCTCTTCTTGAGTCAG CTATGGAACAAAAGAAGAGACGGAGAACAGCATCTCCAGAACCCAGCTCAGTGTCTATGAAGAGCACTGACTCCAAGTATCAGCCTCCTGAATTTAGTGATGAATCGTTGACCTTAAG gaAGCGGATTACCGCAGCATCTTTagaacccagctgtgtgtctatgaagagcaATGATTCAAAGTATCAACCTCCTGAATTCAGTGATGAATCGTTGCCCTTTGACCCTAG gcaGCAGATTACCACAACAACTCCagaacccagctgtgtgtctataaAGAGTACCGACTCCAAGTATCAACCTCCTGAATTCGGTGAAAGACCAGTGGCCTTTGACCCAAA TGTGGAAAGACCCAGTTTGGCTGATTCTGTTTCCCACTACATGATTTCATCTGTTGATGCGCTTAAGGAGAGACACAAAACAAACATGAAGATCAAGTATGAGTGGCTGTTTGAGGGAAATCAATTACAAGAGAATAAAACCCTTCTGAACAGCATTTACACACAGCTCTACGTCATAGAGGGGGAGAGGGAAGGGGTGAATGAAGAACACGAGATCTTACGGATGGAGAAAAGTTACAAGACGCTCCTTGAGACTCCAATcaactgcaatgacatctttaaacCTCTACCAGGATGTGAAAAGGAGAGAGAAGATgtaattaaaactgttcttactAATGGAATAGCTGGAATTGGAAAAACTGTCTCTGTGCAGAAGGTCATGTTGGATTGGGCTGAGGGAGAAGCCAATCAGGATGTAGATTTCATGTTTGTGCTTTCATTTCGAGAGATGAACTTGATTAAAGATCACCAGTACAGTCTTCACAGACTTCTGCAGGACTTTCATCCTGAACTTCAAGATCTTGACTCAAAGATTCTTGAGCAGTGTAAAgttgtgttcatctttgatggcCTGGATGAAAGCAGAATTACACTGACGTTTTCAGAAAATGAGAGCATTTCTAATGTGAATGAGTCTTCACCAGTGAGGGTTTTGATGTCAAAACTTATCAGCGGAGAGCTGCTTCCCaatgctctcatctggatcacctccagaccagcagcagccaatcagatcccctcCAAATACATCAACCGTGTGACAGAAATTCAGGGATTCAATGAAAAGCAGAAGGAGGAATATTTCCggaagagaatcagtgatgaACATCAAGCCAGCAGAATCATCTCACACGTTAGAAAATTAAGAAGCCTCCACATCATGTGTCACATCCCtgtcttctgctggatctcagccacTGTCCTTCAAAACCTCCTGAAACAAAATGACAGTGCAGAAATCCCTAAAACTCTGACTGAGATGTACATCCACTTCCTGCTCACTCAGAtgaacatgaggaaccagaagtaTGAAGAGACATGTGACAGAGATCCAGAGGAGCTCCTGCAGTCCAGTCGAAAAGTGATTGTGAAACTTGCTGAGGTGGCTTTCAAGCAGCTGATGAAGGGCAATGTGATGTTTTATGAAGAGGACCTGAGAGAGAGCGGCATAGATTCCATTGACATCACACTTTATTCTGGGATTTGCACTGAGATCTTTAAGGAGGAATCTGTGCTGCATCAAAGGAAAATATATTGCTTCATACATCTGAGCTTTCAGGAATTTCTCGctgctttttatgttttttacagCTTTATACATGACACTTCAGATACTCTGAAAGTATTTGATTTGCTCCCAAATTTCCATAAAGGAGTGATAGACACAGCTCTTCAGAGTGAGAACGGACACCTGGATCTTTTCCTGCGGTTCCTGCTGGGAATCTCACTGGAGTCCAATCAGAGACTCCTACATGGTCTGCTGAAACACACAGAGAAGAGCGCTGAGAGCATGAGGACAATCGCAGCTTACATTAAAGACAAAATCACACATGAACAGGGTCTCTCGGCTGACAGATCCATCAATCTTCTTCTCTGTCAGCTGGAGATGAATGATCAGACTCTGGTCAGAGAGATTGTGGAGTTTCTGAAATCAGACAAAGACTCAAACAATAAACTGTCATCATCTCACTGCTCAGCAATCGCCTACATGCTCCAAATTTCAGATGAACCGCTTGAAGAACTGGACCTGAAGAAATACAACACATCAGATGAGGGCAGAAGGAGACTGGTACCAGCTGTGATGAACTGCAGAAAAGCTGA TCTTGCCTGCTGTAATCTCACAGAGAAGTGCTGTGAAATTGTGGCGTCAGCTCTACAGTCATCAGATTCGCCTCTGATAGAGCTGGActtgagtaacaatgacctgcaggacaCTGGTGTAAAGCTCATTTGCactggactgaagagtccaaactgtcagctgcagATACTGAG GTTATCAGGCTGTATGGTGAAGGAGGAAGGCTGTTGTTGTCTGGCTTCAGCTCTAAgttcaaacccttcacacctgagagagctggatctgagctacaatcacccaggagaAGCAGGAGTCCATATGTTTTCTGCTCTGGTAGAGAATCCAGACTGCAAACTGGAGAAACTTAA TTCAGACCATTGTGGAGATTTCAGGATCAAATCAGGACTACACAAAT ATGCCTGTGATCTTACATTGGATCCAAACACTGCAAACTCTCATCTCGCTCTGTCTGAGGAGAACAGAAAGGCGACACATGTGGAAGACGAGCAGCCATATCTCGATCATCCGGACAGATTTGAGCATCAGGAGCAGGTTCTGTGTCGAGAGACTTTGTCTgaacgctgttactgggaggttAAATGGATTGGAGGGGCCTATGTTGCAGTGACATATAAAGGACATAAAGGAAAGAAACGAGGGAATGACTGTAGATTTGGGTGGAATAGTAAGTCCTGGAGTCTTTTCTGTACTCCTGATGGATATAGCGCTTGGCACGATAACAAGAAAACAGATGCAAATTTCTTGTCAAAACCCTCAAGCAGAGTAGGAGTGTATCTGGACAGCTCGGCCGGCACTGTGTCCTTCTACGACGTCTCTGACACACATGCTCTCGCAcatgtatatacatttaaaaccACGTTTACTGAACCGCTCTATGCTGGGTTCGCAGTTTATGGTTCAGTCTTTCTGTCAGGGTGA